A genomic stretch from Bradyrhizobium quebecense includes:
- a CDS encoding thymidylate synthase, with amino-acid sequence MNQYHDLLERILADGAEKHDRTGTGTLSIFGHQMRFNLSAGFPMLTTKRLPLKAIVHELLWFLAGDTNIKYLNDNGVTIWDEWADANGDLGPVYGSQWRSWPAPDGRSIDQITNVIEMIKRNPDSRRLIVSAWNPAEVDKMALPPCHCLFQFYVANGKLSCQLYQRSADVFLGVPFNIASYALLTMMVAQVTGLRPGDFVHSLGDAHLYSNHIEQAHLQLTRPTRPLPTMAINPDVKDIFAFRYEDFKLEGYDPHPHIKAEVAV; translated from the coding sequence ATGAACCAGTATCACGACCTGCTCGAACGCATCCTCGCCGACGGCGCCGAGAAGCACGACCGTACCGGCACCGGCACGCTGTCGATCTTCGGCCACCAGATGCGCTTCAACCTCTCGGCCGGCTTTCCGATGCTGACCACCAAGCGGTTGCCGCTGAAGGCGATCGTGCACGAACTGCTCTGGTTCCTCGCCGGCGACACCAACATCAAATATCTCAACGACAACGGCGTCACGATCTGGGACGAATGGGCCGATGCCAACGGCGATCTCGGTCCGGTCTACGGCTCGCAATGGCGCTCGTGGCCCGCGCCCGATGGCCGCAGCATCGACCAGATCACGAACGTGATCGAGATGATCAAGCGCAATCCGGACTCGCGGCGGCTGATCGTCAGCGCCTGGAATCCAGCCGAGGTCGACAAGATGGCGCTGCCGCCGTGCCACTGTCTGTTCCAGTTCTATGTCGCGAACGGCAAATTGTCCTGCCAGCTCTATCAGCGCTCGGCCGACGTCTTCCTCGGCGTACCCTTCAACATCGCCTCCTACGCGCTGCTGACCATGATGGTCGCGCAGGTCACCGGCCTCAGGCCCGGCGATTTCGTGCACTCGCTCGGCGACGCACATCTCTACTCGAACCATATCGAGCAGGCGCATCTGCAATTGACGCGGCCGACGCGGCCGTTGCCGACGATGGCGATCAATCCCGACGTGAAGGATATCTTCGCGTTCCGCTACGAGGACTTCAAACTCGAGGGTTACGACCCGCATCCGCACATCAAGGCTGAAGTCGCGGTCTGA